From Arcticibacter tournemirensis, one genomic window encodes:
- a CDS encoding class I SAM-dependent methyltransferase translates to MISLLTPRHWKDYELIDCGDFEKLERFGNITLIRPEPQAVWAKQLPESEWQKLHDIRFKGRSATSGEWIKKNARTPDRWHITYKNDDISIKLRLALTSFKHVGVFPEQAVNWDYISETIGQFKTEQPRILNLFAYTGGASLAAKAAGADTTHVDSIKQVVTWANENQEISGLKDIRWVVEDALKFVKREIKRGKKYNGIILDPPAYGHGPNGEKWKLEDHILEMMQDVAGLLDEEEHFLILNTYSLGFSSVIVENLLRGPLSDPQNLETGELYLQATAGSKLPLGVFGKVRKIG, encoded by the coding sequence ATGATCTCATTACTTACTCCCCGGCACTGGAAAGATTACGAACTGATAGATTGCGGCGATTTTGAAAAGCTTGAACGCTTTGGAAACATCACTCTTATACGACCTGAACCTCAGGCTGTATGGGCGAAGCAATTACCGGAGTCGGAGTGGCAAAAGCTGCACGACATCCGCTTTAAAGGGCGTTCGGCCACTTCGGGTGAGTGGATCAAGAAGAATGCACGGACACCAGACCGCTGGCATATCACTTATAAAAATGATGACATTTCTATAAAGCTTCGCCTTGCTCTTACGTCATTTAAACATGTAGGGGTATTCCCCGAACAAGCCGTTAACTGGGATTATATTTCGGAAACGATCGGGCAGTTTAAAACGGAACAACCCCGGATACTGAATCTTTTTGCCTACACCGGAGGCGCTTCTCTCGCCGCAAAAGCGGCAGGCGCCGACACCACGCACGTTGATTCCATTAAACAGGTGGTAACGTGGGCAAACGAGAATCAGGAGATTTCGGGACTAAAGGATATCCGCTGGGTAGTTGAGGATGCTCTCAAGTTTGTAAAACGTGAAATTAAACGCGGAAAAAAATACAATGGCATTATTCTCGACCCTCCTGCTTATGGTCACGGACCAAACGGCGAAAAGTGGAAGCTCGAGGACCATATTCTCGAAATGATGCAGGACGTGGCCGGACTTCTCGATGAGGAAGAGCACTTCCTGATACTGAACACCTACTCTCTTGGCTTTTCCTCGGTTATCGTCGAAAATCTTCTCCGGGGCCCCCTCTCCGATCCGCAAAACCTTGAGACCGGCGAACTGTATCTCCAGGCGACCGCCGGAAGCAAGCTTCCTCTGGGGGTATTTGGTAAAGTGAGAAAAATAGGGTAG
- a CDS encoding ABC transporter ATP-binding protein — protein sequence MIEIKDIHKSFDDNYVLKGISATFKDGMNNLIIGGSGSGKTTLLKCMVGLHAPDQGSVIYDGRDFTRLNTEERIDIRKEIGMLFQNSALFDSMTVEENVMFPLNMFTTQSREEKLERVNFCLERVDLSGKNKLYPAELSGGMKKRVGIARAISMQPKYLFVDEPNSGLDPKTAILIDELINEITAEYNITTVVVTHDMNSVMGIGEHIIFLFNGMKEWEGSNKEIAHTDNREVNDFVFASKFTQAAKEKL from the coding sequence ATGATAGAAATAAAAGACATTCATAAATCATTCGACGACAACTATGTTCTTAAGGGAATATCTGCTACCTTCAAAGATGGCATGAACAACCTGATCATCGGGGGCTCCGGTTCAGGAAAGACCACGTTGCTGAAATGCATGGTGGGACTTCATGCGCCTGATCAGGGATCTGTTATATACGACGGTCGGGATTTCACGCGCCTGAATACTGAAGAACGCATTGATATACGCAAAGAAATTGGGATGCTTTTTCAAAACTCTGCGTTGTTCGACTCCATGACCGTTGAGGAAAATGTGATGTTTCCGCTTAATATGTTTACGACTCAATCCCGGGAGGAAAAACTCGAAAGAGTAAACTTCTGTCTTGAAAGGGTTGATCTGAGCGGAAAAAATAAACTGTATCCGGCCGAGCTTTCGGGCGGTATGAAAAAAAGAGTCGGCATTGCGAGAGCCATTTCCATGCAGCCTAAATATCTTTTTGTCGACGAGCCAAACTCGGGCCTCGACCCAAAGACTGCCATCCTGATCGACGAGCTTATTAATGAGATTACCGCCGAATATAACATCACCACGGTGGTAGTTACTCACGACATGAATTCGGTAATGGGTATCGGCGAACATATCATTTTCCTTTTCAACGGCATGAAGGAATGGGAAGGATCGAACAAGGAAATTGCTCATACAGACAACCGCGAGGTGAACGACTTTGTATTTGCCAGCAAGTTTACACAGGCAGCAAAGGAAAAATTGTAG